The following proteins are co-located in the Microbacterium sp. SORGH_AS_0888 genome:
- a CDS encoding alkaline phosphatase family protein codes for MSLSLPARSVTAPRLTDVVPIVQAAIDGKDGLFPRVSSAIVFVVDGLGARNLAARRAHARFLGAAMGRRDTASTVFPSTTAAALTSLWTGVWPGEHGVVGYRARVPETGDVENQLTGWDTGGLDPLTWQRAAPILQTAADEGRPVFVVSKPEYRDSGFTRATLRGAEIHGVASLAERAELAAHLARAHAGALVYLYAPELDVVGHRVGAESERWANALEELDAVARRLHERVGKDVGVVLTADHGMVDVPSERQVLFGAGPLTDAVSAVGGEPRMLHLYAQPGAASEVHAAWLGEQHRSWVLTRDEAVAAGLFGPVVAPEVRDRIGDVLVAARARIAYYDDRVADTAPRRMVGQHGSLTDEETTVPLIRLGGFAR; via the coding sequence ATGTCACTCAGCCTACCGGCGCGCTCCGTCACGGCCCCGCGCCTCACCGACGTCGTCCCGATCGTGCAGGCCGCGATCGACGGGAAGGACGGGCTGTTCCCGCGCGTGAGCAGTGCGATCGTGTTCGTGGTCGATGGACTCGGTGCGCGCAATCTCGCCGCTCGGCGCGCGCATGCCCGCTTCCTGGGGGCCGCGATGGGCCGCCGCGACACGGCGTCCACGGTCTTCCCCAGCACGACGGCGGCGGCGCTCACCTCGCTGTGGACCGGTGTCTGGCCGGGCGAGCACGGCGTCGTCGGCTATCGGGCGCGGGTGCCCGAGACGGGGGATGTCGAGAACCAGCTGACGGGCTGGGACACCGGCGGCCTCGACCCGCTCACCTGGCAGCGCGCCGCGCCGATCCTGCAGACGGCGGCGGACGAGGGCCGGCCCGTGTTCGTGGTGTCCAAGCCCGAGTACCGCGACAGCGGCTTCACGCGGGCGACCCTGCGGGGCGCGGAGATCCATGGGGTGGCGTCGCTCGCCGAGCGCGCAGAGCTCGCCGCTCATCTGGCGCGCGCCCACGCAGGAGCGCTCGTCTACCTCTACGCGCCGGAACTGGATGTCGTCGGCCACCGCGTCGGCGCCGAGTCCGAGCGGTGGGCGAACGCGCTGGAGGAGCTCGACGCGGTCGCGCGCCGTCTCCACGAGCGCGTCGGCAAGGACGTCGGCGTGGTCCTCACGGCGGATCACGGCATGGTCGATGTCCCGTCCGAACGCCAGGTGCTGTTCGGGGCGGGACCCCTCACCGATGCCGTGAGCGCCGTCGGCGGCGAGCCGCGGATGCTGCACCTGTATGCGCAGCCGGGCGCGGCGTCCGAGGTCCACGCCGCGTGGCTCGGCGAGCAGCATCGCTCGTGGGTGCTGACCCGTGACGAGGCCGTGGCCGCCGGCCTGTTCGGCCCGGTCGTCGCCCCCGAGGTGCGCGACCGGATCGGCGATGTGCTGGTCGCCGCGCGGGCACGCATCGCGTACTACGACGATCGCGTGGCCGACACGGCGCCGCGCAGGATGGTCGGGCAGCACGGATCGCTCACCGACGAGGAGACGACCGTGCCGCTCATCCGCTTGGGCGGCTTCGCGCGCTGA